A genomic stretch from Anaerolinea thermophila UNI-1 includes:
- a CDS encoding bifunctional folylpolyglutamate synthase/dihydrofolate synthase has protein sequence MNEYEILYQESLDYLYSFVDYSLTRNFRYTPDKFNLDRIFKFLELLGNPQDKFFVFHVAGTKGKGSTSALIASALKAEGYRVGFYTSPHLQDYTERIQVNGEEISREDFVHLVEEIKPFVAMVPQLTTFEITTGMAFLYFARKGCHVAVIEVGLGGRLDATNVVTPTVSVITSLSMDHMNVLGDTLAKIAFEKAGIIKPGKPVVTSPQLPEAMAVLEQVARERGSALYKVGVDFHFAPWSHDLEGQTLFVWKEDEQDMVNSFIESGAHTDWEPLRLRIPLLGYHQVQNAATAYAALQIGKTCGVPVSDAAIQKGFSTVYWPGRFEILNRNPMLIVDSAHNRDSALKLRLTLDDYLPGKPVILLFGVSEDKDIAGMLGELLPRVKRVITTQSVHPRAMDAQTLVEWIHRYGVRAEAIVPVEKALASAMEIAQKSEAVILATGSLFVAAAVRHAWQNMLQPQFHQSNL, from the coding sequence ATGAACGAATATGAAATTTTATACCAAGAATCACTGGATTATCTGTACAGTTTTGTGGATTACAGCCTGACGCGAAATTTCCGCTACACCCCAGATAAATTCAACCTGGATCGAATATTCAAATTCCTGGAACTACTCGGAAATCCTCAAGACAAGTTTTTTGTCTTCCATGTCGCTGGAACAAAGGGTAAAGGCTCCACATCAGCATTGATAGCCAGTGCTCTTAAGGCTGAAGGGTATCGTGTAGGGTTTTATACCAGCCCGCACTTGCAAGATTACACAGAAAGAATCCAGGTAAATGGAGAAGAAATTTCCCGAGAAGATTTTGTTCATCTTGTTGAAGAAATTAAACCCTTTGTTGCCATGGTACCCCAATTGACTACATTTGAAATTACTACAGGAATGGCATTCCTCTACTTTGCCCGCAAAGGATGCCATGTGGCAGTGATAGAAGTGGGGTTAGGTGGCAGATTGGACGCAACCAACGTGGTTACGCCCACCGTTTCAGTCATCACATCGCTTTCCATGGATCACATGAATGTTCTTGGAGATACGTTAGCAAAAATTGCTTTTGAAAAAGCCGGAATCATTAAACCTGGAAAGCCAGTGGTCACTTCCCCTCAACTCCCGGAGGCAATGGCAGTGCTTGAGCAGGTTGCCCGCGAACGAGGTTCTGCATTATACAAAGTAGGAGTGGATTTCCACTTTGCTCCCTGGTCTCATGATTTAGAGGGACAAACACTCTTTGTTTGGAAAGAGGATGAGCAGGACATGGTGAACTCCTTCATCGAGTCCGGAGCTCACACAGATTGGGAGCCTTTGAGATTGCGCATTCCCTTACTTGGATATCATCAAGTACAGAATGCGGCAACAGCCTATGCTGCTTTACAGATCGGGAAAACCTGCGGAGTTCCTGTTTCAGATGCTGCAATTCAGAAAGGTTTTAGTACCGTCTACTGGCCTGGGCGTTTCGAAATTTTGAACAGAAATCCCATGCTCATTGTGGACTCGGCACACAATCGTGATTCCGCATTAAAACTTCGATTAACTCTCGATGATTATTTGCCTGGTAAGCCTGTGATTTTACTTTTCGGGGTTTCTGAAGATAAGGATATTGCTGGTATGCTCGGCGAATTGCTCCCAAGGGTAAAACGGGTTATCACCACACAGTCAGTGCACCCCCGAGCCATGGATGCACAAACGCTGGTAGAATGGATCCACCGATATGGCGTCCGTGCAGAAGCCATCGTCCCGGTAGAAAAAGCTCTGGCTTCGGCAATGGAAATAGCACAGAAATCTGAGGCGGTTATTCTTGCAACTGGAAGTTTGTTTGTTGCTGCTGCGGTAAGGCATGCCTGGCAAAACATGTTACAGCCACAATTCCACCAATCAAATTTGTGA
- a CDS encoding Crp/Fnr family transcriptional regulator, with product MDKNLLLKNNPLLLDISEEDLLVLIANSLQIKAEAGSYLFFQGDPADSLYFLTEGHVRLISFTPEGQQVLMHVVTPGNFFAIIALVPGSTYPVSAEVTLDSTLLKWNKNSLQKVLKTVPVFALQAMRLMSERLQEYQQRFKEIATQRVERRLARMLIRLASQSGVKSDEGIVINLPLTRQDLAEMIGTTLYTVSRFLSHWENQGIILSRREKVIIVNSHLLMCIAEDLPYSEA from the coding sequence ATGGATAAAAATCTCTTGCTAAAGAATAATCCTCTGCTTTTGGATATTTCCGAGGAAGATCTTCTTGTTTTGATAGCAAATTCATTACAGATAAAGGCTGAAGCGGGAAGTTATCTGTTCTTTCAGGGTGATCCAGCCGATAGTTTATATTTCCTTACAGAGGGACATGTACGATTAATATCCTTTACCCCAGAAGGGCAACAGGTTCTCATGCATGTAGTCACTCCTGGAAACTTCTTTGCCATTATTGCTCTTGTCCCTGGTTCCACTTACCCGGTAAGTGCCGAGGTAACCTTGGATAGCACACTCTTGAAATGGAACAAAAATTCTCTTCAGAAAGTTCTTAAGACCGTACCTGTATTTGCCTTGCAAGCCATGCGTTTAATGTCTGAACGGTTACAGGAATATCAACAACGATTTAAGGAAATTGCGACTCAAAGGGTTGAGCGTCGCCTGGCAAGAATGCTGATTCGACTTGCTTCCCAAAGTGGTGTTAAGAGCGATGAAGGTATTGTGATCAATTTACCTTTGACCAGACAGGATCTGGCAGAAATGATTGGAACAACCCTTTACACGGTAAGCCGATTTCTTTCTCATTGGGAAAACCAGGGGATAATTCTAAGCCGGAGAGAAAAAGTGATTATCGTCAACTCCCATCTATTAATGTGCATTGCTGAAGATTTACCCTATTCTGAGGCTTAG
- a CDS encoding DUF1858 domain-containing protein has translation MNTIITLDTTIYELLKQYPHVASLFVQKHMVCVGCPMGIFDTIREAALYHYVDPQKFFDQVMLLIQSSGNISE, from the coding sequence GTGAATACGATAATAACTTTAGACACCACTATATACGAGTTGCTTAAGCAGTATCCCCATGTAGCGTCTCTGTTTGTTCAAAAACATATGGTTTGTGTGGGTTGTCCAATGGGGATTTTTGATACGATCAGAGAAGCCGCGTTATATCACTATGTAGACCCTCAAAAATTTTTTGACCAAGTGATGTTGTTAATTCAAAGTTCTGGTAATATATCTGAATAA
- a CDS encoding response regulator transcription factor produces the protein MQEKDSGPLTILLVEDDPAIIQLVALGLRMEKFEVITAIDGREGFQLFLEKKPDLLIVDWMLPKMDGITLCRKIRELSDLPIIIITAKDAVQDRVEGLDTGADDYLVKPFHLDELLARVRARLRRRLPISHQLIFSDLSFDLETHEFFRGKRLLHFTATEQKVLELFLRHPRQVLSKETILEKVWGYDFGGDANIVEQYIRSIRQKLGEPNLIQTIRGLGYSLREEQE, from the coding sequence ATGCAAGAAAAAGATTCTGGGCCTTTGACGATTCTTCTGGTTGAAGATGATCCTGCAATTATTCAGTTAGTTGCTCTTGGATTGAGAATGGAAAAATTTGAGGTGATAACTGCCATTGATGGACGTGAAGGCTTCCAGCTATTTCTAGAAAAAAAACCTGACTTGCTCATTGTAGATTGGATGCTTCCTAAAATGGATGGGATTACATTATGCCGTAAAATTAGAGAGTTAAGTGACCTACCAATCATTATTATCACTGCTAAAGATGCTGTGCAGGACCGAGTAGAAGGACTGGATACAGGTGCTGATGATTATCTGGTTAAGCCTTTTCATCTGGACGAACTTCTGGCAAGAGTAAGGGCAAGGCTACGGCGACGACTGCCCATTTCTCATCAACTGATATTTTCCGACTTGTCTTTTGATTTGGAAACCCATGAATTTTTTCGAGGCAAACGATTGCTGCATTTTACGGCTACAGAGCAAAAAGTCCTGGAACTCTTTTTGCGTCACCCACGTCAGGTATTATCCAAAGAAACAATTCTGGAAAAGGTATGGGGATATGACTTTGGGGGGGATGCAAATATTGTTGAACAATATATCCGCTCCATTCGACAAAAACTAGGAGAACCCAATCTCATTCAAACAATTCGCGGATTGGGGTATTCTCTTCGTGAGGAGCAGGAATGA
- a CDS encoding sensor histidine kinase — protein MRSISFRTLLTGLLFVGFIPLLLLIGLIVYGFQRTYLMEQAKSQLSSFIRVEIENLDPNSNLSLLAVQTGERIRPLGADLFIKDKDGNPVPPALGTGPWLEDEIHKNALIHQKAQFLTIHTDSGDRLVFLSPILSSEGMALGTLESSISLSGIQTQLLVLQRWLILLIGFSIFLVGIISQGISTFSLRPIQNLVKTAEKVREGDLHTRASTTSIIEINELAFTLNQMLTRLEEDIDAQRKLNQTMRQFAADASHELRSPLMVFNNSVDLLRKFVEEKNFLQMIEILNVLEREVQTMSRLVDNLLLLARLDQAQEDPTKILRVEEIEPLPLIEEIYERAKLLSQGQRIVMRLPSKNLKSLTADRSMLTHALNNLIENAIQHTPPEKGIFITAESEERYCIFVIQDEGTGIPKNQIPFIFDRFYRVDTSRSQRKSGAGLGLAIVQSIVHLHQGKIEVFSDEGKGTTFKVFIPYGDE, from the coding sequence ATGAGATCTATCAGTTTTAGGACCTTACTGACAGGGCTATTATTTGTAGGATTTATTCCTCTTCTATTGTTGATCGGGTTGATTGTATATGGTTTTCAAAGAACATACTTAATGGAACAAGCCAAATCACAGTTATCGAGTTTTATTCGTGTGGAAATTGAAAATCTAGATCCGAATTCTAATCTTTCGCTTCTTGCTGTCCAGACGGGAGAGCGTATCCGACCTTTAGGGGCTGATTTATTTATCAAAGATAAAGATGGCAATCCAGTCCCCCCCGCATTAGGTACTGGACCTTGGTTAGAAGATGAAATCCATAAAAACGCATTAATTCATCAAAAAGCCCAGTTCCTTACCATACATACGGACTCGGGAGACCGTTTGGTTTTTCTCTCGCCGATTCTGTCGTCCGAAGGTATGGCTCTTGGGACTTTGGAAAGCAGTATTTCCCTAAGTGGAATTCAAACCCAACTGTTAGTTCTACAACGTTGGTTAATTCTTCTGATTGGTTTTTCAATATTTCTTGTTGGGATCATTTCGCAGGGTATTTCTACTTTTTCACTTCGCCCGATTCAAAACCTTGTGAAAACAGCCGAAAAAGTTAGAGAAGGCGATCTTCATACAAGAGCATCTACTACCTCAATCATTGAAATTAATGAATTAGCCTTTACGCTAAACCAAATGCTCACCCGCCTAGAAGAAGATATCGACGCCCAAAGAAAATTAAACCAAACCATGAGACAATTCGCTGCGGATGCTTCTCATGAGTTGAGATCTCCGCTTATGGTGTTTAACAACAGTGTGGATTTGTTGAGAAAATTTGTGGAAGAGAAAAATTTCCTTCAAATGATAGAAATATTAAACGTGCTGGAACGTGAAGTGCAAACAATGAGCAGGTTGGTGGATAATCTCTTACTTCTTGCCCGACTGGATCAAGCACAAGAAGATCCTACTAAAATCTTGAGAGTAGAAGAAATAGAACCCCTTCCTTTGATTGAAGAGATCTATGAGAGGGCAAAACTTCTATCTCAGGGACAAAGAATAGTCATGAGACTTCCGAGCAAAAATCTCAAGTCATTGACAGCGGATCGGAGCATGCTTACACATGCATTGAATAATCTAATAGAAAATGCCATTCAACATACCCCTCCAGAAAAAGGTATTTTCATCACAGCCGAATCCGAAGAAAGGTATTGCATTTTTGTGATTCAAGATGAAGGTACAGGTATTCCTAAAAATCAGATTCCATTTATCTTTGACAGATTCTATCGAGTGGATACCTCAAGAAGCCAACGAAAAAGTGGTGCTGGATTAGGATTGGCAATAGTCCAGTCGATTGTTCATCTTCACCAAGGGAAGATTGAGGTTTTCAGTGATGAAGGAAAAGGAACAACGTTTAAGGTGTTTATTCCTTATGGGGATGAATGA
- the yqeC gene encoding selenium cofactor biosynthesis protein YqeC — translation MKYRKFILHDLSFFKHESILKKMSISRTMALRKALNLPETPVLAIVGSGGKTSLLFRLAKEYTPRVIVSNTAHLGVNQAENADKVVQLREPQDIPRILDETFDGILLITGLPDERGRYRGLEHTAISLLIDVCKQKRIPLLIEADGCRGKPLKAPGPWEPPIPQKIEQVIVCAGASGFGKPLNEEWVYRSADYSQLANVSLGDLLSSETIAKVISHPLGGLKNIPENSKRYFLINQADSVEQQEFGGNVAIRILSKFDRGVVASLHGTEYTKPVEIHRVYVPVAGVVLAAGESRRFGSPKVLIEIEGEPLVRRIAKIALESYLQPVLVVTGAYPEISSSLSNLDVNIIENPSWKLGQSSSVKVAISALPEHVQAVIFLLGDQPFITSSLLKSLLHAFAISQAPIIAPRVNGQRANPILFSRETFHDLMNMTGDAGGRQIFEKFPLQFIPWEDKKLLLDIDTLDDLANLMKLIDHSSP, via the coding sequence GTGAAATATCGTAAATTTATCTTACACGATTTGAGTTTTTTCAAACATGAGAGTATATTAAAAAAAATGAGTATATCCAGAACAATGGCTTTACGAAAAGCTCTTAACCTGCCTGAAACTCCCGTTTTGGCAATAGTGGGAAGTGGGGGAAAAACATCGTTGCTTTTTCGCTTGGCAAAAGAATACACTCCGCGGGTAATTGTGTCAAATACTGCACATTTGGGTGTAAATCAAGCCGAGAATGCCGACAAAGTAGTTCAACTCAGAGAGCCTCAGGATATTCCTCGGATTCTAGACGAAACCTTTGATGGCATTCTATTGATTACAGGGTTACCAGATGAGAGGGGAAGATACAGAGGACTGGAGCATACGGCTATTTCTCTCTTGATTGACGTTTGTAAACAAAAACGAATTCCTTTGCTGATAGAAGCAGATGGTTGCCGTGGGAAACCCCTCAAAGCCCCTGGACCGTGGGAACCTCCCATTCCACAGAAAATTGAACAGGTTATTGTGTGTGCGGGCGCTAGTGGATTTGGGAAACCATTGAATGAGGAATGGGTATATCGTTCGGCAGATTACTCGCAACTGGCAAACGTATCCTTGGGAGATTTACTATCTTCTGAAACTATTGCAAAGGTGATTTCTCATCCACTTGGCGGGTTAAAAAATATTCCTGAAAACAGTAAACGATATTTTCTAATCAATCAGGCAGACTCCGTCGAGCAACAAGAGTTTGGAGGGAATGTAGCCATTCGAATACTTTCTAAATTTGACCGAGGTGTTGTTGCAAGCCTGCATGGTACAGAGTATACCAAACCGGTTGAAATTCACCGTGTATATGTTCCTGTTGCCGGGGTTGTTCTGGCAGCCGGGGAAAGTCGTCGTTTTGGCTCTCCTAAAGTACTGATTGAAATAGAAGGCGAGCCATTGGTTCGTCGAATTGCTAAAATAGCCCTTGAGAGTTACTTGCAACCGGTATTGGTAGTAACGGGAGCATATCCAGAAATCTCTTCCAGTTTAAGCAATTTAGACGTCAACATCATTGAGAACCCTTCATGGAAATTGGGACAGTCCAGTTCGGTAAAAGTGGCAATCAGCGCTTTGCCAGAACATGTGCAGGCGGTCATTTTCTTGCTGGGCGACCAGCCATTTATCACATCGTCACTCCTCAAATCCTTATTGCATGCTTTTGCTATCTCACAAGCACCAATTATTGCCCCAAGGGTGAATGGACAAAGAGCAAATCCTATTCTATTCTCTCGAGAGACTTTCCATGATTTGATGAACATGACAGGGGATGCTGGTGGAAGACAAATTTTTGAAAAATTTCCTCTTCAGTTTATCCCATGGGAAGATAAAAAACTATTGTTGGATATTGATACCTTAGATGACTTAGCCAATTTAATGAAACTGATTGATCATTCATCCCCATAA
- a CDS encoding YceI family protein has product MKKITGCLLFLVSFMVLITGCVSGSSSSQVNSTLPVLTSTPVVQTPVIEEYLPATTAENNTGKDRFPVKFVIDSQNSVISYTVDETFLNQNNRLATAVGKTSEITGELEIDLRNPSNISFGEFVVNIQTLRSDSSRRDSAIQNRWLESAKFPLARFNVREVKDFPQDPKENETIKFQIIGELTIRETTRPVTWDVSAMLKGDQILGKATTFIYMADWGIEPPSIAGVLTVKDGVTLNLEFAFLKQ; this is encoded by the coding sequence ATGAAAAAAATTACCGGTTGCCTTCTCTTTTTGGTTTCCTTCATGGTTTTAATTACTGGCTGCGTTTCTGGAAGTTCTTCTTCTCAGGTAAACTCAACTTTACCGGTACTCACCTCTACTCCTGTTGTGCAAACGCCTGTTATTGAGGAATATCTGCCTGCAACTACTGCAGAAAACAATACAGGTAAAGATCGTTTCCCTGTGAAATTTGTAATCGACTCACAAAATTCTGTGATCTCTTATACCGTCGATGAAACATTTTTGAATCAGAATAATCGTCTGGCGACCGCTGTGGGAAAAACCAGTGAGATTACCGGGGAACTTGAAATAGACCTGAGGAATCCTTCAAATATATCATTTGGGGAATTTGTGGTGAATATTCAAACCTTGAGGAGCGATTCAAGCCGGAGAGATTCTGCCATACAAAACCGCTGGCTCGAATCCGCCAAGTTTCCACTCGCACGTTTCAACGTGAGGGAAGTGAAAGATTTTCCACAAGACCCAAAGGAAAATGAAACGATCAAATTTCAGATTATTGGAGAACTGACCATTCGGGAAACAACCCGTCCTGTCACCTGGGATGTATCTGCAATGTTGAAAGGTGATCAAATACTTGGAAAAGCAACAACGTTTATCTATATGGCTGATTGGGGAATTGAACCCCCAAGTATAGCAGGGGTGCTTACTGTAAAGGATGGGGTTACCCTCAATCTGGAGTTTGCCTTTCTCAAACAGTGA
- a CDS encoding aldo/keto reductase has product MNQRLGKDIFENHLMGIGAWAWGDRFVWGYGKGYSLADLREVFEISIRSGITFFDTAEVYGQGESENILGQFLETAQQKVFIATKFMPFPWRLSRQALINALKGSLRRLRLQQVDLYQIHQPLPPVNIETWMEGLIEAVQQGMTRAVGVSNYDVDQMQRAYDRLIKDGINLASNQVEYHLLNRKIERNGLLQRANELGVKIIAYSPLAMGVLTGKYSPESPPSGIRGARYNSRVLRKIQPLINLLRDIGEAHHKTPAQVALNWVICKGALPIPGAKTRGQAEQNAGALHWKLSEEEMLMLDEMSERVVQE; this is encoded by the coding sequence ATGAATCAACGTTTGGGCAAAGACATCTTTGAAAACCACCTGATGGGAATTGGTGCCTGGGCATGGGGCGACCGCTTTGTTTGGGGATATGGGAAAGGATATTCGCTGGCTGATTTGAGAGAAGTCTTTGAAATATCCATCCGTTCGGGTATTACATTTTTTGATACAGCAGAAGTATATGGCCAGGGAGAATCGGAAAACATTTTGGGACAATTTTTAGAAACCGCTCAGCAAAAGGTGTTCATTGCCACAAAATTCATGCCATTCCCCTGGCGCTTAAGTCGACAAGCCCTTATCAATGCTCTCAAAGGCTCTCTCAGAAGATTACGCTTACAGCAAGTGGATTTGTATCAAATCCATCAACCTTTGCCACCGGTGAATATCGAGACGTGGATGGAGGGGCTTATTGAGGCTGTTCAACAAGGGATGACTCGCGCTGTAGGGGTGTCCAATTACGATGTGGATCAAATGCAAAGAGCATATGATCGCTTGATCAAGGATGGGATTAACCTGGCTTCAAATCAAGTCGAATACCATTTGTTGAATCGTAAAATCGAAAGAAACGGCTTGCTTCAAAGAGCGAACGAGTTAGGGGTTAAGATTATTGCGTATAGCCCTCTCGCCATGGGAGTGCTAACAGGCAAATATTCTCCCGAATCGCCGCCATCTGGAATAAGAGGGGCTCGATACAACTCAAGGGTACTGCGTAAGATTCAACCTCTCATTAACTTATTGCGAGACATTGGAGAGGCACATCATAAGACTCCTGCACAAGTAGCATTGAACTGGGTGATATGTAAAGGTGCGTTACCTATTCCAGGCGCTAAAACCAGAGGGCAAGCAGAACAAAATGCAGGCGCGCTTCACTGGAAACTTTCTGAGGAGGAAATGCTGATGCTGGACGAGATGAGCGAGAGAGTCGTGCAGGAATAA
- a CDS encoding helicase C-terminal domain-containing protein: MNMYVAIDIETTGLDPEKDCIIEIGAVRFSNRRVEAEWSSLIKPTKNIPSFITQLTGITNDMVRKAPTIQDVIGDLAHFVGNCPIVGHNIRFDLSFLQKQHILWNNHVIDTYELASVLLPTASRYNLGVLAQSLGILLPATHRALDDARVTHALFIALLEKASELPVDLLNEIVQLSEPLNWDAYIVFQDVLNRKSAFVPAKPSGRRQHQNLFEPLSEPIYPPTEVVERPVPLDPDEIAGLLEHHGPFAHYFEQYEYRQQQVEMLREVCQALSTPYHLMVEAGTGTGKSFAYLIPAAIFAYQNNTRVVISTNTITLQDQLLKKDIPDLCNALNIDLRAVVLKGRSNYLCPRKFEALRQRGPSTVDEMRVLAKVLVWLLSSQTGDRNELNLNGPTEREVWNRISAEDEGCKAEVCIARTGGGCPFYRARQAAQSAHLIVVNHALLLSDIATGNRLLPDYQYLIVDEAHHLEGATTNALSFRVTQSDILRLLKELGGTSTGLLGRIFAELRRLLRPSDMAVFSQSLERVTDLSFRMETFIKNFFHAIDEFLEDQRDGRPLGAYGQQTRIVDGVRTLPSWTNVEVEWDNCHETFALLLNLISEIYKNCTEFGEAMGEEIRDSMDALASIYRRLAETDLNIHSCISQPQQNTIYWIEIQQNGNSISINGAPLHIGPLMEQYIWHEKSSVILTSATLTANEGFDYIRNRLYADEANELALGSPFDYESSALLYIVNDIPEPSDANGYQRELERVLVRLAKATQGRMLVLFTSYAQLKKTSQVITPLLADQGILVYEQGEGASTHTLLATFREADKAVLLGTRAFWEGVDIPGEALSVLVITKLPFDVPSDPIIAARAETFEDPFNEYHLPEAILRFRQGFGRLIRTQSDRGIVVVLDKRILTKRYGRAFIESLPTCTLKVGGSEDLPGIARRWLNL, encoded by the coding sequence ATGAATATGTACGTAGCCATTGACATTGAAACTACAGGGCTGGATCCAGAGAAAGACTGTATTATTGAAATTGGCGCCGTCAGGTTCTCCAACCGGCGGGTTGAAGCAGAATGGTCTTCTTTGATTAAACCAACAAAAAATATCCCCTCATTTATTACTCAACTGACTGGCATAACCAATGATATGGTTCGGAAAGCCCCAACAATACAGGATGTTATTGGGGATTTAGCACATTTCGTTGGAAATTGTCCTATTGTTGGGCACAATATTCGCTTTGACCTTTCCTTTCTCCAGAAGCAGCACATTTTATGGAATAATCATGTCATTGATACTTATGAACTTGCATCGGTGTTGCTTCCAACAGCCAGCCGGTACAATTTGGGGGTGTTGGCGCAATCTCTGGGAATTTTGTTACCAGCCACACATCGTGCGCTGGATGATGCTCGTGTGACCCATGCTTTGTTTATTGCTTTACTGGAAAAAGCCAGCGAACTTCCTGTAGATCTCTTAAATGAAATTGTTCAGCTAAGCGAACCACTCAATTGGGATGCGTATATCGTCTTTCAAGATGTTTTGAACCGAAAATCCGCATTTGTTCCAGCAAAGCCTTCAGGTAGAAGACAGCATCAAAACCTCTTTGAACCACTGTCCGAGCCCATTTATCCGCCTACCGAGGTTGTTGAAAGACCAGTTCCCCTGGATCCAGATGAAATTGCTGGTTTGCTTGAGCATCACGGTCCTTTTGCCCATTATTTTGAGCAATATGAGTATCGTCAACAACAGGTAGAGATGCTTCGAGAAGTATGTCAGGCTTTGTCCACTCCATACCACTTAATGGTTGAGGCAGGGACTGGAACAGGCAAATCCTTCGCTTATTTGATTCCCGCCGCAATTTTCGCCTATCAGAACAACACCAGAGTAGTTATCTCCACAAATACGATCACATTACAAGATCAATTGCTAAAAAAAGATATCCCCGATCTATGCAATGCTCTTAACATAGATCTTCGCGCTGTTGTTCTAAAAGGACGCTCGAATTATCTTTGCCCTCGAAAATTTGAAGCTCTACGTCAGCGCGGTCCTTCAACAGTAGATGAAATGAGAGTGTTGGCGAAAGTCCTGGTTTGGCTGTTAAGTAGTCAAACTGGAGACAGAAACGAGCTGAATCTGAATGGACCTACAGAACGCGAAGTGTGGAATCGCATTTCGGCAGAAGATGAAGGATGCAAAGCAGAGGTTTGTATTGCCAGAACTGGTGGAGGGTGTCCTTTTTACCGCGCCCGCCAAGCAGCACAAAGCGCTCATTTGATTGTAGTTAATCATGCTCTTTTATTATCTGATATTGCAACCGGGAATCGGTTGTTGCCTGACTATCAATACCTGATTGTGGATGAAGCTCATCATCTTGAAGGTGCTACAACCAATGCGTTAAGTTTTCGAGTTACTCAATCGGATATCCTGCGACTTTTAAAGGAATTAGGAGGCACATCTACAGGCTTGCTTGGCAGGATATTCGCAGAATTACGGCGTTTATTACGCCCTTCTGATATGGCTGTATTTTCTCAATCCCTTGAGAGAGTGACAGACCTTTCATTCCGGATGGAAACTTTCATCAAGAACTTTTTCCACGCCATTGATGAATTTCTGGAAGACCAGCGAGATGGACGTCCTTTAGGTGCTTATGGACAACAAACACGTATTGTGGATGGAGTGCGTACATTACCATCCTGGACAAATGTAGAGGTGGAATGGGATAATTGCCACGAAACCTTTGCTCTTTTACTCAACCTTATCAGCGAGATTTATAAAAACTGTACCGAGTTTGGCGAGGCAATGGGGGAAGAAATCCGGGACTCCATGGATGCTTTGGCTTCTATATATCGCAGGTTGGCAGAAACGGACTTGAATATTCATTCTTGTATTTCTCAACCTCAACAAAACACCATATACTGGATTGAAATCCAGCAAAATGGGAATTCTATCTCCATTAATGGTGCCCCGCTTCACATTGGCCCGTTAATGGAGCAATACATTTGGCATGAGAAGTCCAGTGTAATCCTCACTTCCGCCACTTTGACAGCCAACGAAGGTTTTGATTATATCCGGAACCGTTTATACGCAGATGAAGCCAATGAATTGGCTTTAGGATCTCCCTTTGATTATGAAAGTTCTGCTTTACTGTATATTGTGAACGATATTCCCGAACCATCCGATGCCAATGGATACCAGAGAGAACTGGAGCGAGTCCTTGTTCGTCTTGCCAAAGCAACCCAGGGAAGAATGCTGGTGCTATTTACTTCCTATGCTCAATTGAAGAAAACTTCTCAAGTTATCACTCCATTACTGGCTGATCAGGGGATATTAGTATATGAACAGGGAGAAGGCGCGTCAACTCATACCCTGTTGGCTACTTTTCGGGAAGCAGATAAAGCAGTACTTTTAGGCACTCGCGCTTTCTGGGAAGGTGTAGATATTCCCGGTGAAGCATTGTCTGTGCTGGTAATTACAAAGTTACCATTCGATGTACCTTCGGATCCGATTATTGCAGCACGAGCGGAAACTTTTGAGGATCCTTTTAATGAATATCATTTACCAGAGGCTATCCTTCGATTCCGTCAGGGGTTTGGTAGGCTAATTCGTACACAATCCGATCGAGGGATTGTTGTAGTCTTGGATAAGAGAATCCTTACCAAAAGGTATGGAAGAGCCTTTATCGAAAGTCTACCCACCTGTACGCTGAAGGTGGGAGGGAGTGAGGACTTGCCCGGAATTGCAAGACGCTGGCTTAATCTCTAA